The Desulfosporosinus acidiphilus SJ4 genome has a window encoding:
- a CDS encoding GNAT family N-acetyltransferase: MSLKIQCDCSNIRWDLVSQTLKLVGMASYAPEIHKKAFENSHTVVFVFDDEKLVGFGRAISDGAYQAALYDLAILPEYQGKGIGRMIVNTIKRSLPNCNIILYAALGKEGFYEKLDFRKMKTGMALFHNAAEMKDKGFTE; encoded by the coding sequence ATGAGTTTGAAAATTCAGTGCGACTGTTCAAATATCAGATGGGATCTTGTATCTCAGACTTTGAAATTAGTTGGCATGGCAAGTTATGCGCCGGAAATTCATAAGAAAGCTTTTGAGAATAGTCATACGGTGGTTTTTGTTTTTGATGACGAAAAGTTGGTTGGTTTTGGCCGCGCTATCTCCGATGGGGCTTATCAGGCGGCTTTGTATGATTTGGCCATACTGCCTGAATACCAAGGAAAAGGAATAGGGAGGATGATCGTAAATACCATTAAAAGGTCTCTTCCCAACTGTAACATTATTTTGTATGCAGCCCTGGGAAAAGAAGGTTTTTACGAAAAACTTGATTTTAGGAAAATGAAGACAGGAATGGCCTTATTTCACAACGCAGCAGAAATGAAGGACAAGGGTTTTACGGAGTGA
- the trhA gene encoding PAQR family membrane homeostasis protein TrhA, with translation MSLKMKEPVNTWTHLVPFFAAIAGLVLLIINSKDSISKLITMTIYGLSVIVLYGASSVYHWVRTTPQKELILRKIDHISIYFLIAGSYTPVFFFGLEGAWRWAMLISVWTLALIGMILQIWFIHAPRYVSTAFYVSLGWIALVPFIQLIHHLPEGAIILMAVGGVAYTIGAVIYATKIFDFFPKRFGFHEIFHLFIAAGSLVHFIMMLIYIVPISA, from the coding sequence ATGAGCTTAAAAATGAAAGAACCAGTTAATACTTGGACACATTTAGTTCCTTTTTTTGCAGCCATTGCAGGTCTGGTACTCTTAATAATAAACAGCAAGGATAGTATCTCTAAGCTGATTACGATGACAATCTATGGTTTGAGCGTAATTGTGCTTTACGGGGCAAGTTCAGTTTATCATTGGGTTAGGACAACACCGCAAAAAGAGTTGATCCTGAGAAAGATTGATCATATATCTATCTACTTTCTGATTGCAGGTTCATATACCCCGGTTTTCTTTTTCGGACTTGAGGGAGCTTGGCGATGGGCAATGCTCATATCTGTTTGGACTTTAGCATTAATAGGGATGATCTTACAAATTTGGTTTATTCATGCACCGCGTTATGTCTCAACAGCATTTTATGTTTCCCTTGGCTGGATTGCCTTGGTACCTTTCATACAGCTTATCCATCACCTTCCCGAGGGAGCAATTATTCTTATGGCGGTAGGCGGAGTGGCCTATACAATAGGTGCGGTCATTTATGCAACTAAAATCTTTGATTTTTTTCCTAAACGATTTGGATTCCATGAAATATTTCATCTTTTTATTGCAGCTGGGAGTTTAGTTCATTTTATCATGATGCTTATTTACATAGTTCCTATCTCAGCATAA
- a CDS encoding HDIG domain-containing metalloprotein, with the protein MEQTRPTREQAYDLLRKYNKSDSLIIHALSVEAVMLHFAGLLGEPDKEKWGIIGLLHDIDYEMYPEQHCLKAHEILTEHNLPEDYIHAVQSHGWGLCSNVEPIHTMEKVLYTIDELTGLIAATALLRPSKSILDLEVKSVKKKWKQKSFAAGVNREVIEQGANMLSMELDYIIGETIKGMQSVAESIGLKGQL; encoded by the coding sequence GTGGAACAGACAAGACCAACCAGAGAACAAGCCTATGATCTTTTAAGAAAATATAATAAGAGTGACAGCCTGATTATCCACGCCCTGTCCGTTGAAGCTGTTATGCTGCATTTTGCCGGCCTTCTTGGTGAACCTGATAAGGAAAAATGGGGCATCATTGGGTTGCTGCACGACATTGATTATGAAATGTACCCTGAACAACACTGCTTGAAAGCACACGAAATACTGACAGAACACAACCTGCCTGAAGACTATATCCATGCGGTTCAAAGTCACGGCTGGGGGTTATGCAGCAATGTTGAACCTATTCATACCATGGAAAAAGTATTATACACCATTGATGAACTAACAGGCCTCATCGCAGCCACTGCTCTCTTGCGGCCAAGCAAAAGCATTCTCGATCTTGAAGTGAAATCCGTTAAAAAGAAATGGAAACAGAAGAGCTTTGCTGCCGGAGTTAACCGAGAAGTCATTGAGCAGGGCGCAAATATGTTGAGCATGGAACTCGACTATATTATTGGAGAGACTATTAAAGGGATGCAAAGTGTGGCTGAAAGTATCGGCTTAAAAGGGCAGCTATAG
- a CDS encoding MauE/DoxX family redox-associated membrane protein, producing MILLKLLLAGIYLYAGVSKILNLYLFKATILAYYPFMPVYIALLITIVFPWLEILSGLSLGLNWQGKYASLFLLLLSLFFLVQTVLNYSHVLPYGCGCFGFSGPEKITLYYVIRDFSIMILAGIVCFREWKKNILPKPGTEI from the coding sequence GTGATTCTCTTAAAATTATTGCTTGCCGGCATATACCTATACGCCGGAGTTTCAAAAATTTTAAATCTTTATCTTTTTAAAGCGACAATTTTAGCTTATTATCCCTTTATGCCAGTATATATTGCCTTATTGATTACGATAGTATTTCCCTGGCTGGAAATATTGTCCGGCTTATCTCTGGGGTTAAATTGGCAAGGTAAGTATGCCAGTCTTTTCTTGCTTTTGCTTTCTTTGTTCTTCTTAGTTCAAACAGTCCTGAACTATAGTCATGTTCTGCCCTATGGGTGTGGATGTTTCGGGTTTAGCGGACCGGAAAAAATTACGTTATATTATGTAATTCGAGATTTCTCTATTATGATATTAGCTGGTATCGTTTGTTTTAGAGAATGGAAGAAAAACATTTTACCCAAACCCGGAACTGAAATATAA
- a CDS encoding alpha/beta-type small acid-soluble spore protein, with protein MAGERNTNTPASQGAAQSLDQFKYEVANEMGLQLGGDRTSRENGSVGGQMTKRMIQFAEEHLKGGTRI; from the coding sequence ATGGCAGGAGAAAGAAACACAAACACACCAGCATCACAAGGTGCCGCACAATCTTTGGATCAGTTCAAGTATGAAGTTGCAAATGAAATGGGACTCCAACTAGGTGGTGACCGTACCAGCCGCGAAAACGGTTCCGTTGGCGGTCAAATGACGAAACGGATGATTCAATTCGCTGAAGAACATCTTAAAGGCGGAACAAGAATCTAA
- a CDS encoding cache domain-containing protein — translation MHSLKHQILLLMLGSLILLAASFIFVFGWYMKERAVEAAIVKAETDLETCMDIINVRMPGPWQIKSGILYKGDVQVSYQTELVDHLSELTGDTVTLFLGDTRTATTVRDANGKRAIGTKVSDVVAQTVLKNGQTYLGEANVVGQLFQTAYEPIRDSNGEIIGIFYVGISKNYTQAFIVNSLIRLSILGLGLTLIVIVLTWFFIQRVIIHPLREITLGTRDVATGHATEKVNVTGPREIGDLAVAFNQMVERLSTIADEMSKVTIVRESKEDLLEDYEVIGSLEEGLENEFKEPNPENKYNEEQKVYKNRVEINPSLDASLDEVFEHKYLGRKGLPKGLNVVTLRQILTFLRDTDESVSAETVAEGVKLTRVTVRRYLDYLEQCSVLGTELKYGTVGRPVKLFHLIQD, via the coding sequence TTGCATTCTCTTAAACACCAAATTTTATTGCTCATGCTTGGTTCGTTAATTCTGTTAGCTGCAAGTTTTATTTTCGTCTTTGGTTGGTATATGAAAGAACGGGCTGTTGAGGCAGCTATTGTGAAAGCCGAGACGGATTTAGAAACCTGTATGGACATTATTAATGTCAGAATGCCGGGACCATGGCAGATAAAATCAGGAATTTTATATAAAGGAGATGTTCAGGTATCGTATCAAACAGAACTCGTGGATCATTTATCTGAGTTAACGGGTGATACAGTGACTCTGTTTTTGGGAGACACTCGTACAGCCACCACTGTGCGTGATGCTAATGGAAAACGAGCCATCGGCACAAAAGTCTCCGATGTTGTGGCTCAAACGGTCTTGAAAAATGGACAAACATATCTTGGAGAAGCAAATGTCGTGGGTCAGTTGTTTCAAACTGCCTATGAGCCCATACGTGACAGTAACGGAGAAATTATTGGTATTTTCTATGTTGGGATATCAAAGAATTACACTCAAGCCTTTATCGTTAATTCTTTAATACGGCTGAGTATTTTAGGTCTAGGCTTAACCCTAATTGTAATAGTCTTAACTTGGTTCTTTATCCAAAGAGTTATAATCCATCCCTTGCGGGAAATAACGTTAGGAACAAGAGATGTAGCGACAGGACATGCTACAGAAAAAGTCAATGTAACTGGACCGAGAGAAATTGGGGATTTAGCTGTTGCATTTAACCAGATGGTTGAACGACTTAGTACCATTGCTGATGAAATGAGCAAAGTGACTATTGTTCGGGAGAGTAAAGAAGATCTGTTGGAGGATTATGAAGTCATCGGTTCCCTTGAAGAAGGATTGGAGAATGAGTTCAAGGAACCGAACCCTGAAAATAAGTATAATGAAGAACAAAAGGTTTACAAGAACCGTGTTGAAATTAATCCTTCCTTGGATGCAAGCCTTGATGAAGTTTTTGAACATAAATATTTAGGGAGAAAGGGATTACCAAAAGGTTTAAATGTGGTTACGTTGAGACAAATTCTCACGTTTTTGCGAGATACCGATGAGTCTGTGTCAGCTGAAACGGTGGCAGAAGGTGTAAAGCTTACGAGGGTAACTGTTCGGCGTTATTTGGATTATCTAGAGCAATGCAGTGTATTAGGTACTGAATTAAAATATGGAACCGTAGGAAGACCTGTTAAACTTTTTCATCTTATTCAGGACTGA
- a CDS encoding CopZ family metallochaperone: protein MSQTILKVEGMTCNHCKMRTEKALQAVSGVESVKVDLEAKEAVITGSADRASLVKAVQDAGYTVVE from the coding sequence ATGAGCCAAACCATTCTGAAAGTTGAAGGTATGACTTGCAATCATTGCAAAATGAGAACTGAAAAAGCGTTGCAAGCAGTTAGTGGAGTTGAAAGCGTTAAGGTCGATCTTGAAGCTAAAGAAGCGGTTATTACGGGAAGCGCGGATCGTGCCAGTCTTGTAAAAGCTGTTCAAGACGCAGGGTATACCGTGGTTGAATAA
- a CDS encoding thioredoxin family protein — MKKLFISIFIVGILLSLGIYFWQSQMFQKDKMTDITPAQLQQMIDKGDNFYVYFYSPTCEQCIKTEPYLKEAVKNLAVQNIVKVDVQKYDYLRKQYQIQGTPTIYVYNNHKLVKGITGGFGNVKDYLNFFQETGGTQ; from the coding sequence ATGAAGAAGCTGTTTATTTCCATTTTTATCGTAGGAATATTGCTATCCTTGGGAATTTATTTTTGGCAGTCACAAATGTTTCAGAAGGACAAGATGACAGATATTACGCCTGCTCAACTACAACAAATGATAGATAAGGGCGATAATTTTTATGTTTATTTTTACTCTCCTACGTGTGAACAGTGTATTAAAACCGAACCCTATCTAAAAGAGGCAGTGAAGAACCTGGCGGTACAAAACATTGTGAAAGTTGATGTTCAGAAGTATGATTATTTGCGTAAGCAATATCAGATACAAGGAACACCGACAATTTATGTCTATAATAATCACAAGTTAGTTAAAGGTATCACAGGGGGCTTCGGAAATGTTAAGGATTATCTGAATTTTTTTCAGGAAACAGGAGGAACCCAGTGA
- the fdnG gene encoding formate dehydrogenase-N subunit alpha: MDVSRRSFLKLSGLSIAALASGLGFDPTVAEAQGVTLKLEGSKKIPSICHFCSGGCGLLLYVKEGKLVHLEGDPDHPTNEGTLCPKAASLLSVAYSPDRVTKPRRRAPGSDHWEDISWEDALNRVAQKTKEVRDATWKATDEVINAKTGQHDLLPVNRAEGIAFLGSAEVDNEESYLISKFSRIIGTPYNEHQARIUHAPTVASLSPSFGRGAMTNSWSDLQNAEVFLIAGSNCAENHPIAMKWINRAKEKGAKMIVVDPRFTRTASKADLFAQIRPGTDIAYLGAMINYIIENQLFDRNYVLNYTNALLKVSKDYKFEDGVFSGYDEKNRKYAVTSWGYQLGSDNKPLKADSLEDPESVFSKLKTHYSRYTFDVAEKITGIPAAKIKEIADMFCKGKPGTILYALGMTQHTTGTQGIRAYAVIQLLLGNIGKAGGGINALRGEPNVQGSTDMANLFNNLPGYLPYPINTDQSIRDYKVRNGSVQEKPLIALLKAWFGEHATKDNDFALSYLPKINPAVNASMVKLFEMMQKGQFKLAFNFGSNSLVSIPNRQLVRSALTKLDMLVVSDLFEIETAQFWREPGVKPADIKTEVIMFPAAFVYEKDGTLTNSSRWIQWKNAALKPLGEAKPDLEILDSIFKRIRKLYAGSTDVKDAPILNARWDYGEEASALKVLQELNGYDETNGKLTQSLADYLKAPTGAVSTGCWIYAGVTGNGNLAARRKNADSTGLGLYKDWSFTWPGNIRILYNRASCNEKGQPVDDKRKLIWWDAANNIWSGNDGPDVVDKTKGPDTPEGKQSFRMNPEGLGRLFAANYMSGLPVTPSADGLPPIGVRPAGLCVDGPLPEFYEPTESPTENLLHSKVSKSPVALILSSSPEIQKMGKANDFPHVLTTYGVVEHFCAGGITRNIPWLNEIMPEPFAELSKNLAQKIGVKEGDMVEVSSARGKVTVRALVTDRLQTYKVNGKETETIGMPWSWGFASLSPGPSTNELTIAALDPGAGTPEYKVCLVNVRRA, from the coding sequence ATGGATGTTTCTCGCCGTAGTTTTCTTAAACTTTCAGGGCTATCCATTGCCGCTTTAGCTTCAGGTTTAGGTTTTGATCCGACGGTAGCAGAAGCTCAAGGGGTTACTCTGAAACTTGAGGGAAGCAAAAAGATCCCGAGCATATGCCATTTTTGTTCGGGCGGATGTGGACTGCTCTTGTATGTTAAAGAGGGAAAACTGGTACATCTTGAGGGAGATCCGGATCACCCGACCAATGAGGGGACTCTTTGTCCTAAAGCTGCCAGCTTACTCAGTGTCGCCTATTCCCCTGATCGTGTTACAAAACCGAGACGTCGTGCCCCGGGTTCTGATCATTGGGAAGATATTTCTTGGGAGGATGCCTTAAACCGAGTGGCTCAGAAGACGAAGGAGGTCAGAGATGCTACTTGGAAAGCTACTGATGAGGTAATCAACGCTAAAACTGGGCAACATGATTTATTACCTGTTAACCGAGCAGAAGGGATCGCTTTCTTAGGCTCTGCTGAAGTGGACAACGAAGAGTCGTATCTGATTTCCAAGTTCAGCCGAATTATAGGTACTCCGTATAATGAACATCAGGCCAGAATATGACATGCTCCTACGGTGGCAAGTTTGTCGCCTTCATTTGGTAGAGGTGCTATGACAAATTCATGGTCTGATTTACAGAATGCGGAGGTCTTTTTGATTGCGGGCAGTAACTGCGCGGAAAATCATCCGATAGCCATGAAGTGGATTAACCGGGCGAAGGAAAAGGGAGCTAAGATGATCGTCGTTGATCCGCGTTTCACACGGACCGCTTCAAAAGCTGACCTATTTGCTCAAATCAGACCCGGCACAGATATTGCTTATCTCGGTGCGATGATTAATTATATTATTGAAAATCAATTATTTGATCGGAATTATGTTTTGAATTATACAAATGCCTTACTTAAAGTATCGAAGGATTATAAATTTGAAGACGGTGTTTTCTCAGGTTATGACGAGAAGAATCGAAAATATGCCGTAACAAGTTGGGGGTATCAACTTGGTTCGGATAATAAGCCTCTTAAAGCAGATTCCCTTGAGGACCCAGAAAGTGTCTTTTCTAAGCTGAAAACTCATTATTCACGATATACCTTTGACGTTGCTGAAAAAATTACCGGAATTCCGGCGGCAAAAATCAAAGAGATTGCAGACATGTTTTGTAAAGGAAAACCCGGGACAATCCTTTATGCTTTAGGTATGACCCAACACACAACAGGTACTCAAGGAATACGTGCCTACGCAGTCATTCAATTACTGTTAGGTAATATCGGCAAAGCCGGCGGGGGAATTAATGCTCTGCGTGGAGAGCCTAATGTTCAAGGATCGACAGATATGGCAAACTTATTTAATAATTTACCTGGATATTTACCTTATCCTATTAATACGGATCAGAGTATTCGTGATTATAAAGTTCGCAATGGGTCAGTTCAGGAAAAACCCTTAATAGCTCTTCTAAAGGCTTGGTTTGGTGAGCATGCCACAAAAGATAATGATTTCGCATTAAGCTATTTGCCGAAAATTAATCCTGCCGTTAATGCTTCAATGGTAAAACTTTTTGAGATGATGCAAAAAGGTCAGTTTAAATTGGCCTTTAACTTTGGTTCCAATTCATTAGTTTCTATACCTAATCGGCAATTAGTGCGTTCGGCATTGACAAAGCTTGATATGCTGGTAGTTTCCGACCTCTTTGAAATTGAGACGGCTCAGTTTTGGCGAGAGCCTGGGGTCAAACCTGCAGATATTAAAACAGAAGTGATTATGTTTCCGGCCGCCTTTGTTTATGAAAAAGATGGTACCTTAACAAATTCTTCTCGTTGGATTCAATGGAAAAATGCCGCCCTTAAACCTCTGGGAGAGGCAAAGCCGGACCTTGAAATTCTCGATTCGATTTTTAAAAGGATTCGTAAACTCTATGCCGGAAGCACAGATGTAAAAGATGCTCCAATATTGAACGCTCGCTGGGATTATGGCGAAGAAGCGAGTGCTTTAAAAGTACTTCAGGAGCTGAATGGCTATGATGAGACCAATGGAAAGTTGACGCAATCTTTGGCGGATTATCTGAAAGCACCGACAGGAGCTGTTTCTACGGGCTGTTGGATTTATGCGGGTGTAACCGGTAACGGAAATTTAGCGGCTCGACGAAAAAATGCTGATTCAACAGGTTTAGGGCTCTATAAAGATTGGAGTTTTACCTGGCCAGGAAATATTCGAATACTTTATAATCGAGCCTCCTGTAACGAAAAGGGACAGCCTGTTGATGACAAACGCAAATTGATTTGGTGGGATGCAGCCAATAATATTTGGTCAGGAAATGATGGCCCGGATGTTGTAGACAAGACGAAAGGACCTGATACGCCTGAAGGCAAGCAAAGTTTTCGAATGAATCCGGAAGGGTTAGGACGCTTGTTTGCAGCTAATTATATGAGCGGTTTACCCGTAACTCCCTCTGCTGATGGTTTACCGCCGATTGGAGTGCGCCCTGCCGGGTTATGCGTTGATGGACCTTTGCCGGAATTTTATGAGCCCACGGAAAGTCCGACTGAAAACCTCTTACATTCAAAAGTATCTAAAAGTCCTGTGGCTTTAATCCTTTCATCTTCACCTGAAATTCAAAAAATGGGTAAGGCCAATGATTTCCCACACGTTTTGACGACCTATGGGGTTGTGGAGCATTTCTGCGCCGGAGGAATCACGCGGAATATACCTTGGCTCAACGAAATTATGCCAGAACCGTTTGCCGAGCTTAGTAAAAATCTTGCCCAAAAGATAGGCGTCAAAGAAGGAGACATGGTGGAAGTGTCATCTGCTCGGGGTAAGGTTACAGTCCGAGCCCTTGTAACGGATCGCCTGCAGACCTATAAAGTAAACGGCAAAGAAACTGAAACAATTGGTATGCCCTGGAGTTGGGGATTCGCAAGTTTAAGCCCAGGTCCAAGCACCAATGAGCTGACAATCGCAGCCTTAGATCCCGGCGCGGGAACTCCAGAGTATAAAGTTTGCTTAGTTAATGTAAGGAGGGCTTAG
- the dinB gene encoding DNA polymerase IV yields MNQWEGLRKIIHVDMDAFYASVEQRDDPSLLGKPVVVGGKPNSRGVVSTASYEARKFGIHSAMSMSEAYRRCPEAIFVPVNMKKYKEVSLKIREIFLTYTPLVEPLSLDEAFLDVTGSTSLFGAVDSIALKIKERIKEELNLTASVGIASNKFLAKLASDLQKPDGFVLVQPDKIQEFLDPLSIERVWGVGKRTSEQLHKLNVRKIKDLRNLKPDYLIQQFGVMGSQLYQLARGIDERPVESERVIKSIGRETTFSTDVTDVEVLETTLLELAVDVGRRLRQRSLKGKTITLKIRFDDFKTLSRSQTLDQVTDLDEVIFYEARTLLRSVSLIKPIRLLGVTMSNLSSNCDCQLALFSEEDSKSETLAKVIDALNQKFGKRGIVRARLL; encoded by the coding sequence TTGAATCAATGGGAAGGCTTACGCAAAATCATACATGTCGATATGGACGCTTTTTATGCCTCAGTAGAGCAGCGAGACGATCCATCATTATTGGGTAAACCGGTAGTGGTTGGGGGGAAACCGAATAGTCGCGGCGTAGTCTCCACGGCATCCTATGAAGCTCGAAAATTTGGTATACACTCCGCCATGTCCATGAGTGAAGCTTATCGCCGCTGTCCTGAGGCCATATTTGTGCCTGTAAATATGAAAAAATATAAAGAGGTATCCTTAAAAATCCGGGAAATATTTTTGACCTATACTCCCTTAGTAGAGCCATTATCATTGGATGAGGCTTTTTTAGACGTCACAGGTTCTACGAGTTTATTCGGGGCTGTGGATTCAATTGCTTTGAAGATTAAAGAACGTATTAAAGAAGAACTAAACTTAACGGCTTCAGTAGGTATAGCTTCAAACAAGTTTCTCGCGAAGTTAGCTTCGGATTTACAGAAACCGGACGGTTTTGTTTTAGTTCAGCCTGATAAGATTCAGGAATTTCTCGATCCCTTATCGATTGAAAGAGTTTGGGGAGTGGGCAAAAGAACATCGGAACAGTTACATAAACTTAATGTAAGAAAAATTAAAGATTTACGCAATTTAAAACCAGACTATTTAATTCAGCAATTTGGAGTAATGGGCAGTCAACTTTATCAGTTAGCTCGGGGTATTGATGAACGGCCTGTGGAAAGTGAGAGGGTTATTAAATCCATTGGACGAGAAACAACCTTTTCAACGGATGTGACAGATGTGGAGGTTCTGGAGACTACATTATTAGAGCTTGCTGTAGATGTAGGCCGGCGTCTGCGCCAAAGGAGCTTGAAAGGAAAAACAATAACTTTAAAAATACGGTTTGACGATTTTAAAACATTGTCTCGTTCTCAAACCTTAGATCAAGTAACAGATCTTGATGAGGTAATTTTTTATGAAGCAAGAACTCTTTTGCGAAGTGTGTCCTTAATAAAGCCTATACGTTTGCTTGGGGTTACTATGAGTAATTTGTCTTCAAATTGTGATTGTCAACTTGCGTTGTTCTCAGAAGAAGACAGCAAATCGGAAACTTTGGCAAAGGTTATCGATGCTCTAAACCAAAAATTTGGCAAAAGGGGCATTGTAAGGGCAAGACTTTTATAA
- a CDS encoding YbjN domain-containing protein, producing MSLFQVLYEVLDQNGWDFDSDTKNEIIKLEIRGVNANFHAFLLVDEEQESLLCNTHISQKIPYAKRLEVCDFMSRVNYELANGNFEMDMDNGEIRFRTFLDLADAEPSKDQILNIVWNGVLGFDTYYPGLMKLVYENYSAEAAAAYCNEENS from the coding sequence ATGTCTTTATTTCAAGTTCTCTACGAAGTTCTAGATCAAAATGGTTGGGATTTTGACTCTGACACCAAAAATGAAATTATAAAGCTTGAGATTCGAGGAGTTAACGCTAATTTCCATGCTTTTCTCCTCGTTGATGAGGAGCAGGAATCTTTACTTTGTAATACACATATTAGTCAAAAAATTCCTTACGCTAAGCGACTTGAAGTATGTGATTTCATGAGCCGCGTCAATTACGAACTAGCGAACGGTAATTTTGAGATGGATATGGACAACGGAGAAATCCGCTTCAGAACCTTCCTTGATTTAGCGGATGCCGAACCCTCCAAGGATCAGATTCTTAATATTGTCTGGAATGGAGTACTTGGTTTTGACACTTATTATCCAGGCCTAATGAAACTTGTCTATGAAAATTATAGTGCAGAAGCAGCAGCAGCTTATTGCAACGAAGAAAACAGTTAA
- a CDS encoding DNA polymerase IV — translation MAKQYIFHIDANSAYLSWEASYRLQKGESLDLRTVPAVVGGDPSTRHGIVLTKSIPAKKFNIQTGETLYSACQKCPELIIVRPNYTLYRQCSDAMVEILQEYSPFIQRFSVDECFLDFSGMDLRFQDPLKTAFEIKERIKNELGFTVNIGISTNKLLAKMAGELKKPDMVHTIFPEEVPQKMWPLPVEELFMVGRATSKKLRSRGIRTIGELANFDLRLLKLFLKSHGVLIWNYANGLDYSPVRPGGSIEVKGMGNSTTIPFDVEDRRNAHLVLLSLTESVSARLRQANLLGRLVSISFRTHEFYSCSHQQKLFNATDCTDELWEIACKLFDELWDNQPLRHVGLRVSELCQNDFYQTALFGKNFAKRRKVDSTVDVIREKFGSAAIFRSAFLHSGLHSITGGVIENEDYPMMTSLL, via the coding sequence ATGGCGAAACAATATATTTTTCATATCGATGCTAATTCTGCTTACCTTTCCTGGGAAGCCTCATATCGGCTTCAGAAGGGGGAATCCCTGGATTTGCGGACAGTTCCGGCAGTTGTTGGGGGCGACCCAAGCACTCGACATGGCATCGTACTTACAAAGTCGATTCCTGCTAAAAAGTTTAACATTCAAACGGGTGAAACTCTTTACTCGGCGTGTCAAAAGTGCCCGGAGTTAATTATTGTCCGCCCCAATTATACTCTATATCGCCAGTGCAGTGATGCTATGGTTGAGATACTCCAAGAGTATAGTCCTTTTATTCAGCGGTTTTCCGTTGACGAATGTTTTTTGGATTTTTCCGGAATGGATCTGCGCTTCCAGGACCCCCTAAAAACGGCCTTCGAGATCAAAGAACGAATAAAAAATGAGCTGGGGTTCACTGTGAACATTGGAATCTCCACCAATAAACTATTGGCTAAAATGGCTGGAGAACTTAAAAAACCGGATATGGTTCATACCATCTTTCCTGAAGAAGTACCCCAAAAAATGTGGCCTCTGCCGGTTGAGGAACTTTTTATGGTTGGAAGAGCGACTTCTAAAAAGCTTCGATCTCGGGGAATTCGAACGATTGGGGAATTGGCCAACTTTGACCTAAGGCTTCTTAAGCTGTTTCTTAAATCCCATGGGGTTTTAATCTGGAATTATGCCAATGGCCTTGATTATTCTCCTGTTCGACCGGGTGGTTCTATTGAAGTGAAAGGTATGGGCAATTCTACAACCATTCCCTTCGATGTAGAGGATCGGAGGAATGCTCATCTTGTCCTTCTTTCGCTCACTGAATCTGTAAGTGCCCGGCTGCGCCAGGCTAATTTATTAGGACGATTAGTATCCATATCGTTTCGAACCCATGAATTTTATAGTTGTTCCCACCAGCAAAAACTTTTTAATGCTACGGATTGTACTGATGAACTCTGGGAAATAGCCTGTAAACTTTTCGATGAATTATGGGATAACCAACCCCTTAGACATGTGGGACTGCGTGTATCCGAACTTTGCCAAAATGACTTTTATCAAACCGCTTTATTTGGGAAGAATTTTGCTAAACGGCGTAAGGTAGACAGTACCGTTGATGTCATCAGAGAGAAATTTGGGTCCGCTGCGATTTTTAGATCAGCTTTTCTGCACAGCGGGCTTCATTCAATAACCGGCGGTGTCATTGAAAATGAGGATTATCCTATGATGACAAGTCTTTTATAA